In Aquiflexum balticum DSM 16537, a single genomic region encodes these proteins:
- a CDS encoding nucleotide pyrophosphohydrolase: MEKLKDVIRKPDFKPEDYEGFMASEFQFMRVFFLENKDLKTSFDEVNSFLAANGFHELNFEDFIEELSIRSEGVGLYADQYANETNKNLILTIDKYDPVCNPIDQMIVELVRFRNERDWAQFHNPKDLALALSVEASELLELFLWKSAEEVNEEKVKEELADVFAFGLLLAEKYGFNVREIVLEKIAKTA; this comes from the coding sequence ATGGAAAAGCTTAAAGACGTTATAAGGAAGCCTGATTTTAAACCAGAGGACTATGAGGGTTTTATGGCCAGTGAATTTCAATTTATGCGTGTTTTCTTTCTGGAAAACAAAGACCTTAAAACGTCTTTTGATGAAGTAAATAGTTTTTTGGCTGCAAATGGATTTCATGAACTTAATTTTGAGGATTTTATAGAAGAATTGTCAATAAGGTCGGAAGGAGTAGGCCTTTATGCCGATCAATATGCTAATGAAACCAACAAGAACCTGATATTGACCATTGACAAATATGATCCTGTTTGTAATCCGATTGACCAGATGATTGTTGAATTGGTCCGCTTTAGAAATGAGAGGGATTGGGCTCAATTTCATAACCCGAAAGATTTAGCTTTAGCATTAAGCGTGGAGGCTTCTGAACTATTGGAGCTATTTTTATGGAAGAGTGCCGAGGAGGTCAATGAAGAAAAAGTCAAGGAAGAATTGGCTGATGTTTTTGCTTTCGGATTGCTTTTGGCAGAAAAATATGGTTTTAATGTCCGAGAAATTGTTTTAGAAAAAATAGCAAAGACTGCATAG
- the brxL gene encoding protease Lon-related BREX system protein BrxL: MELDNIDRVAASAFEGYIVRKDLLEQFRKTYPVPTYVIEFLLGRYCATTDEEEIQEGLEIVKRQLSDRTVRPGEEEYFKSKARENGTIKLIDIITARLDTATDSYMATLPSLQLNKVRIPEQLVNENDRILTGGFYAEIELEYDAAIAQENGGRPFGVRSLRPIQLSQRNVLDVLYQGREQFTLEEWKNFLIRSVGMEPSALSEKAKNVLFVRMIPYVERNYNLVELGPRGTGKSHLYQQISPYAHLVSGGKATVAKMFVNMGSGERGLVCKYDVVCFDEVSGISFDQKDGINIMKGYMESGEFSRGKEPIRADGGVVMVGNFDVDVEHQQRVSHLFGPMPKEMRDDTAFMDRIHAFVPGWDFPKLNKTFFTEHFGLVSDFLSECWTRMRSTSRLTQVLPRIDYGGALSGRDTTAVNKTLNGLLKLMQPNPDAPISDELLEWAVKIALEYRRRVKEQQKRVGSAEFRNTHFSYRIGDEGVETFVTTPEIHSENTISEDPLPPGQIWAINAGGQEESIGLYKVEINMGPGSGVKILNRPVPPPFQESVRYAEQNLYSKSKLLVGDRDPRSHDFSVQLRAFDSSKSGNGMGMAVLMALCSAMLEKNTKGGLVVVGSLNLGGSLDMIYNAVNIAELAVEKGASTLLIPLNARKQLNDLSDDMITKINIQYYTDLRDCLVKTLMEGY, encoded by the coding sequence ATGGAATTGGACAACATTGACCGTGTAGCGGCATCAGCTTTTGAAGGATATATCGTCAGAAAAGATCTGCTGGAGCAGTTCAGGAAAACGTATCCTGTACCGACTTATGTTATTGAATTTTTGCTTGGGAGATACTGTGCCACTACCGATGAGGAAGAAATACAGGAAGGTTTGGAAATCGTCAAAAGACAACTCTCCGATCGGACGGTTCGTCCCGGTGAGGAAGAATATTTCAAATCCAAGGCAAGAGAAAACGGTACAATAAAACTGATAGATATCATTACCGCCAGGTTGGACACCGCTACTGACAGCTATATGGCTACCCTTCCAAGCCTTCAGTTGAACAAAGTTAGGATACCGGAGCAGTTGGTCAATGAAAATGACAGGATCCTTACAGGAGGGTTTTATGCAGAGATAGAGTTGGAGTATGATGCTGCCATCGCTCAGGAAAACGGTGGAAGACCTTTTGGTGTAAGATCCCTAAGACCTATACAGCTTTCCCAAAGAAATGTATTGGATGTCCTTTACCAGGGAAGGGAACAGTTCACTTTAGAGGAATGGAAAAACTTCCTGATCCGAAGTGTGGGTATGGAACCATCAGCATTGAGCGAAAAAGCCAAGAATGTACTTTTTGTAAGGATGATCCCTTACGTCGAAAGAAACTACAATCTGGTGGAATTGGGCCCTCGAGGTACAGGAAAATCCCACTTATACCAGCAGATATCCCCTTATGCACATTTGGTTTCCGGAGGTAAAGCCACGGTAGCCAAGATGTTTGTAAACATGGGTAGTGGAGAAAGAGGTTTGGTCTGCAAGTATGATGTGGTCTGTTTCGATGAGGTTTCCGGGATATCTTTTGATCAAAAAGATGGCATCAATATCATGAAAGGCTATATGGAAAGCGGTGAGTTTAGCCGTGGCAAAGAACCTATCAGAGCAGACGGTGGTGTGGTGATGGTCGGAAATTTTGATGTGGATGTAGAGCATCAGCAAAGGGTCTCACACCTATTTGGACCGATGCCCAAAGAGATGCGGGATGACACCGCCTTTATGGACAGGATCCATGCTTTCGTTCCCGGTTGGGATTTCCCTAAATTGAACAAAACCTTCTTTACGGAACACTTTGGTTTGGTGAGTGATTTCCTGTCCGAATGTTGGACCCGGATGCGGAGCACCAGTCGGTTGACGCAGGTACTTCCGAGAATAGACTATGGCGGAGCCTTAAGCGGAAGGGATACCACTGCAGTAAATAAAACCCTGAACGGATTGTTGAAACTAATGCAGCCCAATCCAGATGCGCCCATTTCAGATGAATTGTTGGAATGGGCGGTTAAAATAGCTTTGGAATACAGGAGAAGGGTCAAGGAACAGCAAAAGAGAGTGGGTTCAGCAGAATTCCGGAATACCCATTTCAGTTACCGCATCGGTGACGAGGGAGTGGAAACATTTGTGACCACACCGGAAATCCACAGTGAAAATACCATCAGTGAGGATCCCCTTCCTCCGGGACAGATTTGGGCAATCAATGCGGGTGGACAGGAAGAGTCCATAGGTCTCTATAAGGTAGAGATCAATATGGGACCAGGCTCAGGTGTCAAAATCCTGAACCGACCTGTGCCGCCCCCTTTCCAGGAAAGCGTCCGCTATGCTGAGCAAAACCTCTATAGCAAGAGTAAATTGCTGGTTGGAGACCGAGATCCAAGATCCCATGACTTCTCAGTTCAGTTAAGGGCCTTTGATTCCTCCAAAAGCGGTAATGGTATGGGCATGGCAGTCCTGATGGCGCTCTGCAGCGCAATGTTGGAAAAGAATACCAAAGGAGGTTTGGTGGTTGTAGGATCGTTGAACCTAGGTGGTTCATTGGACATGATCTACAACGCCGTAAACATTGCAGAACTGGCAGTTGAAAAAGGAGCCTCCACCCTACTCATCCCCCTCAATGCCCGCAAGCAACTCAATGATTTATCCGACGATATGATCACAAAGATCAATATTCAATATTACACTGATTTAAGGGATTGTTTGGTGAAGACTTTGATGGAGGGGTATTGA
- the pglZ gene encoding BREX-1 system phosphatase PglZ type B has protein sequence MRESIFEKIIKALKLSTLHNSSVMDRPEVILWPDPEEQWKAAIPVLKHELPELLTYGQYEAGLKQGPAIWIKCMVSKMLPEANWEDNTIPIIYLPGISKTDLRKVETAVFDLQPLLEYQYTGNLFLQENGKEWTILAFVENIQHGMGIKVQKDNSTKNALKKALPSILMEKEAFLNKSQIDAGFLNTLVFPEINESILQWMIQGESFLNSMDLSKKAVFIELCKGQFDFVPDVKNIKEIALKLGSQSGSWKNVWQLYANNPKKYSQIEGLLRQAKPADLGIGMYSLPSESWPQVNELEESKLADALQSLTKMDIPKAYSKLLELENIHRVRRDWIWAELDKSPLAISLSYLHLMAGNSQCSFSNFSLEQLRIYYTDEGCNVDLYMRKALQAVKSSKDKEIVSGVIRLFYKPWLESITERFQKLVEESPEIFTGQTAKEETFDFVLFVDAFRYELAKEFIQKLEKDSPGIKSFLSPSWSAIPSLTPTAKANVSPIAGLVSVNSECREFRPQLKNTKDLTTTAFRDALKTQGFEYLPKVSDLESGKKYWMEIGDIDTKGHQEQSALVRRVDELFDQIMEALDEIFDKGYQKVKIVTDHGWLLLPGGLPKTQLYADLAETRWGRCALIKEGAVSPLLHLPWRWNPSIFIAYAPGISFFKANEEYAHGGISIHECLIPEIILESKSKPKDNAFIKSIKWVNLKCNVETEHAPDGYQLDVRTKAADEHSSIVISKNNVIAGNKGRVMVSEDAEGNAATILLLDPNGVIMDKKLTTIGG, from the coding sequence ATGCGAGAAAGTATATTCGAGAAAATCATAAAGGCATTAAAGCTGAGTACCCTCCATAACAGCAGTGTGATGGACAGGCCCGAAGTGATCCTTTGGCCCGACCCGGAAGAGCAATGGAAAGCCGCCATTCCCGTGCTGAAACATGAGCTGCCCGAGCTTTTGACTTATGGTCAATATGAGGCGGGTCTGAAACAAGGACCTGCCATTTGGATCAAATGTATGGTGTCAAAAATGCTCCCCGAGGCTAATTGGGAGGACAATACCATTCCTATCATCTACCTTCCCGGGATTTCCAAAACCGACTTAAGAAAAGTAGAAACAGCAGTCTTTGACCTTCAGCCCCTATTGGAGTATCAGTATACCGGAAATCTTTTTCTCCAGGAAAACGGAAAGGAATGGACGATCTTGGCCTTTGTAGAAAATATACAGCATGGAATGGGCATCAAAGTTCAAAAGGACAACAGCACCAAGAATGCACTTAAAAAAGCACTGCCCTCTATCCTGATGGAGAAAGAGGCTTTTTTGAACAAAAGCCAAATTGATGCAGGTTTTCTCAACACCTTGGTATTCCCTGAAATCAACGAGAGTATCCTACAGTGGATGATACAGGGAGAATCCTTTCTCAATTCCATGGATCTGTCAAAAAAGGCAGTATTTATAGAGCTGTGCAAAGGTCAGTTTGACTTTGTCCCTGATGTCAAAAACATCAAAGAAATTGCCTTGAAACTCGGAAGTCAATCCGGTAGCTGGAAAAATGTATGGCAGCTTTACGCCAATAACCCAAAAAAATATTCCCAAATAGAGGGCCTTTTAAGACAGGCAAAGCCAGCAGACCTGGGAATTGGCATGTACAGTCTTCCCAGTGAAAGTTGGCCACAGGTAAATGAATTGGAAGAGTCTAAGCTTGCTGATGCCCTCCAGTCTTTGACCAAAATGGATATCCCAAAGGCATATAGCAAACTTTTGGAATTGGAGAATATCCACAGAGTCAGGCGGGACTGGATTTGGGCAGAGCTTGATAAATCCCCTCTTGCAATTTCTTTATCCTACCTGCATTTAATGGCCGGTAACAGTCAGTGTTCTTTCAGTAATTTTTCGCTGGAACAATTGAGAATTTATTACACTGATGAAGGTTGCAATGTGGATCTATACATGCGAAAGGCATTGCAGGCTGTCAAATCTTCCAAGGATAAAGAAATAGTATCAGGAGTCATCAGGCTTTTTTATAAACCATGGCTGGAATCGATTACAGAAAGGTTTCAGAAATTAGTGGAGGAAAGTCCAGAAATATTTACCGGACAGACTGCAAAGGAAGAAACCTTTGATTTTGTATTGTTTGTCGATGCATTCAGGTATGAGCTTGCCAAAGAATTTATTCAAAAGCTGGAAAAGGATTCCCCTGGCATTAAAAGTTTCTTATCCCCCTCCTGGTCAGCCATTCCATCCCTTACTCCGACAGCAAAAGCCAATGTATCACCGATAGCCGGCTTAGTAAGTGTCAACAGTGAATGCCGGGAGTTCAGACCGCAACTGAAAAACACCAAAGATCTCACGACAACTGCCTTTAGGGATGCATTGAAGACACAGGGTTTTGAATACCTGCCTAAGGTATCGGATCTTGAATCGGGCAAAAAATATTGGATGGAAATTGGAGACATTGATACCAAGGGCCATCAGGAGCAGTCTGCTTTGGTCAGAAGAGTGGATGAGCTTTTCGATCAGATCATGGAAGCCTTGGATGAAATATTTGATAAAGGCTACCAAAAAGTCAAAATCGTCACAGATCACGGATGGCTGCTTCTTCCCGGTGGATTGCCAAAAACACAGCTTTATGCAGATTTGGCGGAGACGAGATGGGGTCGCTGTGCTTTGATCAAAGAAGGGGCAGTCTCTCCCTTACTACACCTTCCCTGGAGATGGAATCCTTCGATATTTATCGCTTATGCTCCTGGGATCAGCTTCTTCAAGGCAAACGAAGAATATGCGCATGGAGGCATTTCGATCCACGAATGCCTGATTCCGGAAATAATTCTTGAAAGCAAATCCAAACCCAAGGACAATGCATTTATCAAAAGCATCAAATGGGTAAATCTGAAATGCAATGTGGAAACTGAGCATGCACCTGACGGCTATCAATTGGATGTGAGAACAAAGGCGGCAGATGAGCACAGTTCAATTGTCATTTCAAAAAACAATGTCATTGCAGGAAATAAAGGTAGGGTGATGGTCAGTGAAGATGCTGAAGGCAATGCCGCTACCATTTTATTACTTGACCCCAATGGCGTAATCATGGATAAGAAACTCACCACAATAGGTGGATAA
- a CDS encoding McrC family protein encodes MNSCNKPIQVFEYTTLKVDEDSCFQRRHWQLLGWYNETYGGKYFDLTPNGVKFKQFVGVIQAGDLVIEVLPKVGKLALEDQKAVWRDVLLEMLAECHWMQVQANEKAFLKHRYNSILEAYLELYVIACEQLLRQGLIKRYRFQDGNCKALKGKLLFGKNIQHNLVHQENFYTRHQVYDQNHLLNQILLKALKLVSTISKIPLLRDRVQSLLLNFPELNDIHVNAQTFEKLNYNRKTASYRDAIEIAAMLLLNYRPDISGGSNHVLAILFDMNQLWEEYIFRSLFKKKKQGWSIQPQNQKRFWFADNSRSFKLVRPDISVTIDKKVYMIIDTKWKLPDYNNPADNDLKQMFVYNEFWDSKSAILLYPSAEFSENISFDSGYFKNGDKELHRCGMLRVSVLAENQKLDRQLGERLVTFIEDEIERCEKVYSRKS; translated from the coding sequence ATGAACTCCTGCAATAAACCCATACAGGTTTTTGAATATACTACTTTAAAGGTAGATGAAGACTCCTGTTTCCAAAGGAGACATTGGCAGCTATTGGGTTGGTACAATGAAACGTATGGAGGCAAGTATTTTGACCTGACTCCAAATGGCGTCAAATTCAAGCAATTCGTTGGGGTGATTCAAGCTGGAGATTTGGTAATTGAGGTTCTCCCTAAGGTGGGTAAGCTAGCCCTGGAGGACCAGAAAGCGGTGTGGAGAGATGTGTTGTTAGAGATGTTAGCCGAATGTCATTGGATGCAGGTTCAGGCAAATGAAAAGGCATTTCTGAAGCATCGTTACAATAGTATTTTGGAAGCTTATCTGGAGCTTTATGTGATTGCCTGTGAGCAATTGTTAAGGCAAGGCTTGATCAAACGATATAGATTTCAGGACGGGAACTGTAAAGCCTTGAAGGGCAAATTGCTCTTTGGCAAAAACATCCAACATAATCTCGTCCATCAGGAAAACTTCTATACCAGGCATCAGGTCTATGATCAAAACCACCTGCTCAATCAGATCCTGCTCAAAGCACTAAAGTTGGTTTCCACTATTAGCAAAATCCCTTTGCTAAGAGACAGGGTACAATCGCTGCTGTTAAACTTTCCTGAGTTAAACGACATTCATGTAAATGCCCAAACTTTTGAAAAACTGAACTACAATAGAAAAACTGCTTCTTATCGAGATGCAATTGAAATAGCTGCTATGCTGTTGCTGAACTACAGACCGGATATCAGCGGTGGAAGTAATCATGTGCTGGCCATTCTCTTTGACATGAATCAGCTATGGGAAGAATACATTTTCAGATCCCTCTTTAAGAAGAAGAAACAAGGTTGGTCTATACAGCCTCAAAATCAAAAACGATTTTGGTTTGCCGACAATAGCAGATCCTTTAAATTGGTTAGACCTGATATCTCAGTGACAATAGATAAGAAGGTTTACATGATTATAGATACGAAATGGAAATTGCCAGATTATAACAACCCTGCTGATAATGACCTGAAGCAGATGTTTGTATATAATGAGTTTTGGGATAGTAAATCTGCAATTTTGCTGTATCCCTCGGCAGAGTTTTCCGAGAACATTTCATTCGATTCAGGCTATTTCAAAAATGGAGACAAAGAGCTACATCGTTGTGGGATGTTGAGGGTTTCGGTTCTGGCAGAAAATCAGAAGCTGGATCGTCAACTTGGGGAAAGATTAGTTACATTTATTGAAGACGAAATTGAAAGATGCGAGAAAGTATATTCGAGAAAATCATAA
- a CDS encoding McrB family protein, which yields MKNSAHFLHLFEEYKNSDLYEEREGQKAIIPIFRQILAEALTIEPFTNQVLTDLIQIFKYNCTDDTFDKKLKALVLDEAKRKSIWDAAMEHYVPGFTNAGKTGIVGLKDEDLQTVKEFLVKAFKVTTVQEAKQLVREYENKKVPKVKRGVYSPWLFYINPTLFPIFNNSYKNFINWYDIPNEYQQVIDPLHELKSLVNEEDFSHIDQVAHIFTKEGRLFMAKTLELDGQSIYKISHGALIFNTDFDNAAIIDIVDQNNLITLNRYTKRGQGEKFVTELKEGDYVYLCYGGDKIKWIGQVTSGIEDFSPDIASLFGPEKEDWIYREVKPIYFPKDEALSGLKDQRSMIMPSGNSTFWKIKPSELESINKLLFLPYFNLKVIDNDPNEEFEDQVEDETEAMEAKSNNPLNLILYGPPGTGKTYRTIDISLEIIDDEVPEKRSEAKQRFASLQLQRRVFFNTFHQNMAYEDFIEGIKPVQAEDEDSPFLKYEIQDGLFMQACIEATYNYHVKNNKSDQLVEQILDFNGLYDLLFEEVSKGAVKEIKTVSNNDLEINITSQGNFVLVHKGRERAYTVSKDRLSKIYDVYPNPSTMTNIHENIRDIIGRSNSTAYWAVLNKIASYRVTNKKPHSLAIAKELSYEDKKKVIQSIWSKRSVQVVSNDKSDPFVFIIDEINRGNVSQIFGELITLIEPDKRMGKDEVLYVDLPYSKNAFAVPPNLYIIGTMNTADRSVEALDTALRRRFSFKAMSPLPEELKPTTDGIDLPKMLSRLNERLTVLKDNDHTIGHAWFWNVTEIEGLRAVYANKILPLLQEFFYNDYEKLGLVLGDAFFEGNTQVNSNIFAKFSAGNDLGSQYEQVWQYRLKDSSKLTKDDFQSIYS from the coding sequence ATGAAAAATTCAGCACACTTTTTACACTTATTCGAAGAATACAAGAATTCGGATCTCTACGAAGAAAGAGAAGGCCAAAAAGCTATTATTCCAATTTTTAGGCAGATTCTGGCAGAGGCCTTGACGATTGAACCTTTTACCAATCAGGTGCTGACAGACTTGATTCAGATTTTCAAGTATAACTGCACAGATGATACTTTTGATAAAAAGTTGAAAGCTTTAGTACTGGACGAAGCAAAAAGAAAATCTATCTGGGACGCAGCCATGGAACATTATGTTCCTGGATTTACGAATGCGGGAAAAACAGGAATTGTAGGCTTAAAAGATGAAGATCTACAGACTGTGAAGGAGTTTCTTGTAAAAGCTTTCAAAGTCACTACTGTTCAGGAAGCCAAACAGTTGGTACGGGAATATGAAAACAAGAAAGTGCCTAAGGTGAAAAGAGGTGTTTACTCTCCCTGGTTATTTTATATCAACCCTACCCTATTTCCAATATTTAATAACTCTTACAAAAACTTCATCAACTGGTATGACATACCTAATGAATACCAACAAGTTATAGATCCTCTTCATGAATTAAAATCTTTGGTAAATGAAGAAGATTTCAGCCATATCGATCAAGTTGCCCATATATTTACTAAAGAAGGGAGGCTGTTTATGGCAAAAACCCTAGAGTTGGATGGGCAAAGTATCTATAAGATTTCCCATGGTGCTTTGATTTTCAATACAGATTTTGACAATGCAGCTATTATTGACATTGTAGATCAAAATAATTTAATCACCCTTAATAGGTATACTAAGAGGGGACAAGGTGAAAAGTTTGTGACTGAGCTTAAGGAGGGTGATTATGTTTATCTCTGCTATGGAGGTGACAAAATCAAGTGGATAGGTCAAGTTACATCAGGGATAGAAGATTTTAGTCCTGATATAGCATCACTTTTTGGGCCTGAAAAAGAAGATTGGATCTACAGAGAAGTCAAGCCCATATATTTCCCAAAAGATGAGGCACTTTCAGGACTCAAGGATCAGAGATCGATGATTATGCCTAGTGGGAATTCTACTTTTTGGAAAATAAAGCCCTCTGAACTTGAGTCTATCAATAAACTCTTGTTCCTACCCTATTTTAACCTTAAAGTGATTGATAATGATCCTAATGAGGAATTTGAAGATCAAGTAGAAGATGAAACAGAAGCTATGGAAGCTAAATCAAACAATCCACTCAATTTAATCTTGTATGGACCTCCGGGAACTGGAAAGACTTACAGAACCATAGATATTTCATTAGAAATTATTGACGATGAAGTACCTGAAAAAAGATCTGAAGCGAAGCAGCGGTTTGCTTCTTTACAACTGCAAAGGAGGGTGTTTTTTAATACCTTTCATCAAAACATGGCTTATGAGGATTTTATCGAAGGCATCAAGCCAGTTCAAGCAGAAGATGAAGATTCACCGTTTTTGAAATATGAAATTCAAGATGGCTTGTTTATGCAAGCCTGTATTGAAGCAACCTACAATTACCATGTGAAAAACAACAAGTCAGACCAATTAGTAGAGCAAATATTGGATTTCAATGGATTGTATGACCTCTTATTTGAAGAAGTTTCAAAGGGTGCTGTAAAAGAAATCAAAACAGTCTCCAATAATGATCTAGAAATCAATATTACTTCACAAGGTAATTTTGTACTTGTCCATAAAGGAAGAGAAAGGGCTTACACAGTCTCAAAAGACAGACTGTCAAAAATTTATGATGTATACCCAAATCCTTCCACTATGACCAATATTCACGAAAATATCCGGGATATAATTGGTAGAAGCAATTCAACTGCTTATTGGGCTGTTTTGAACAAAATTGCAAGCTATCGGGTAACAAACAAAAAACCACACAGTCTGGCAATTGCCAAAGAACTTAGCTATGAAGATAAGAAGAAGGTTATTCAGAGTATATGGTCAAAAAGATCTGTTCAAGTTGTGTCAAATGATAAATCCGACCCATTTGTATTTATTATCGATGAGATTAATAGGGGCAATGTTTCCCAGATTTTTGGTGAATTGATCACCTTGATAGAACCTGACAAACGGATGGGTAAAGACGAAGTTCTCTATGTTGATCTCCCCTATTCGAAAAATGCTTTCGCTGTTCCACCAAACCTTTATATTATCGGCACCATGAATACCGCAGATAGAAGTGTGGAAGCATTGGATACAGCTTTGAGGAGAAGATTTAGCTTTAAGGCTATGTCGCCTTTACCTGAAGAACTAAAGCCAACTACGGACGGGATAGATTTACCGAAAATGTTGAGCAGACTGAATGAAAGATTAACTGTATTGAAGGATAACGACCATACCATTGGTCATGCCTGGTTTTGGAATGTTACAGAGATAGAAGGTCTAAGAGCTGTCTATGCAAATAAGATTCTTCCTCTTCTTCAGGAGTTCTTTTACAACGACTATGAAAAATTGGGATTGGTTTTAGGAGATGCCTTTTTTGAGGGGAATACGCAAGTAAATTCCAATATCTTCGCCAAGTTTTCGGCTGGGAATGATTTAGGGAGTCAATATGAACAAGTTTGGCAATATCGATTGAAAGATTCTAGTAAATTGACAAAAGATGACTTCCAGTCCATTTATTCTTAA